The following are from one region of the Centroberyx gerrardi isolate f3 chromosome 16, fCenGer3.hap1.cur.20231027, whole genome shotgun sequence genome:
- the acsl4a gene encoding long-chain-fatty-acid--CoA ligase 4 produces the protein MGLRSDSALHSVLLLPLHLLVWLYSVLSFLPWYYITGAGQKTAQSKRIKARCTSGSAEGPYRSVDHFESLAREDFPGKDTLDKLFEHAVQRFGQLDCLGTRDVLSEENETQPSGKVFKKLILGEYQWLSYEEVDSMVSQFGSGLAALGQQPKSTVAIFCETRAEWMITAQACFKHNFPLVTFYATLGEEAVAFGLNETGVTHLITSMELLETKLKSVLPQIPKLKHVIYVDQKNVSTEGYPAGLTIHSMQAVRELGALPENMGRAIVKPQPSDLAVVMYTSGSTGRPKGVMIVHSNLIAGMTGQCERIPGLGPNDTYIAYLPLAHVLEMTAEISCVTYGCRIGYSSPQTLSDQSTKIKKGSKGDSSVLKPTLMAAVPEIMDRINKNVMSKVQEMSYIQRTLFTLGYNYKLEQIKRGYDAPLCNALLFQKVRGLLGGRVRMMLSGGAPLSSATQRFMNVCFCCPVGQGYGLTETCGAGTITEVADISTGRVGAPLICCEVRLRDWFEGGYTTKDKPHPRGEIMIGGPNVTMGYYRSESNDQDFFVDERGQRWFCTGDVGEIHPDGCLQIVDRKKDLVKLQAGEYVSLGKVESALKSCALVDNICAYANSDQNYVISFVVPNQKKMTELAKQRGIAGTWEEICTHPDMEREVLKEIKQVAATIKLQRFEIPMKVHLSPEPWTPETGLVTDAFKLKRKELKNHYLHHIERMYGGK, from the exons ATGGGTCTCCGGTCAGACTCTGCCCTCCACTCCGTCCTCCTTCTTCCACTCCACCTCCTGGTATGGCTGTACTCcgtcctctccttccttccctggtACTACATCACCGGTGCCGGGCAGAAGACAGCCCAGTCCAAGCGGATCAAGGCCCGTTGCACATCAGGCAGTGCAGAGGGGCCCTACCGCTCTGTAGACCACTTTGAATCTCTGGCCAGGGAGGACTTCCCAGGCAAGGACACCCTGGATAAGCTGTTTGAGCATGCTGTGCAACGCTTCGGACAATTAGACTGCCTTGGCACCAGAGATGTACTGAGTGAAGAGAATGAGACCCAACCCAGCGGTAAAGTATTCAAAAAG CTGATCTTGGGGGAGTATCAGTGGCTGTCCTACGAGGAGGTGGACTCCATGGTCAGTCAGTTTGGCAGCGGACTGGCAGCCCTCGGGCAGCAGCCTAAAAGCACCGTTGCCATCTTCTGCGAGACCAGAGCAGAGTGGATGATTACCGCCCAGGCCTGCTTCAAACACAACTTCCCAT TGGTGACATTCTATGCCACACTAGGAGAGGAGGCAGTTGCTTTTGGACTGAACGAGACTGGAGTCACACATCTCATTACCAGCATGGAACTGCTCGAGACTAAACTGAAA AGCGTGCTTCCACAGATCCCAAAACTGAAGCATGTGATCTACGTTGACCAGAAGAACGTGAGCACAGAAGGCTACCCGGCAGGACTCACCATCCACAGCATGCAGGCTGTACGAGAGCTGGGAGCGCTGCCTGAAAACA TGGGTCGGGCGATTGTGAAGCCGCAGCCCTCGGACCTGGCTGTGGTGATGTACACCAGTGGCTCTACAGGCAGACCCAAAGGAGTCATGATCGTCCACAGTAACCTGATTGCTGGGATGACGGGCCAGTGTGAACGCATTCCTGGGCTAGG GCCCAATGATACCTACATCGCCTATCTGCCCCTGGCTCATGTTCTGGAAATGACAGCAGAGATCTCCTGTGTGACGTATGGCTGTCGGATCGGCTACTCTTCCCCTCAGACACTGTCGGACCAG TCCACCAAGATAAAGAAAGGAAGTAAAGGAGACAGCTCTGTGCTCAAACCCACCCTGATGGCAGCCGTGCCG GAAATCATGGATCGCATAAACAAGAACGTGATGAGCAAAGTGCAGGAAATGAGTTACATTCAGAGGACGCTGTTTACATTGGGCTACAACTATAAACTGGAGCAGATCAAGAGGGGCTATGACGCACCGCTCTGCAATGC gcTGTTGTTCCAGAAAGTGCGGGGCCTGCTGGGAGGACGGGTGAGGATGATGCTGTCAGGAGGGGCGCCGCTGTCCTCGGCCACTCAGAGATtcatgaatgtgtgtttctgttgtccTGTGGGCCAAGGCTACGGCCTGACTGAGACCTGTGGCGCAGGCACCATcacagagg TTGCAGACATCAGCACCGGTCGTGTTGGAGCTCCTCTCATTTGCTGCGAGGTCAGACTCAGGGACTGGTTTGAAG GTGGCTACACCACCAAGGACAAGCCTCACCCAAGAGGGGAGATCATGATTGGCGGTCCCAACGTAACCATGGGTTACTACAGGAGCGAGAGCAACGATCAGGACTTTTTTGTGGATGAGAGAGGGCAGCGGTGGTTTTGCACCGGCGATGTAGGGGAGATCCACCCTGACGGCTGTCTACAAATAGTGG aCCGTAAGAAAGACTTGGTCAAACTGCAGGCTGGGGAGTACGTGTCCCTGGGGAAAGTGGAGTCTGCTTTGAAGAGCTGCGCCCTCGTAGACAATATCTGCGCTTATGCAAACAG TGACCAGAACTACGTGATCAGCTTTGTGGTGCCCAACCAAAAGAAGATGACGGAGCTGGCCAAGCAGAGAGGCATAGCAGGAACATGGGAGGAGATCTGCACTCACCCTGACATGGAAAGAGAGGTTCTGAAGGAGATCAAGCAGGTCGCCGCTACCA TTAAACTCCAACGGTTTGAGATCCCAATGAAGGTGCACCTGAGCCCAGAGCCGTGGACCCCCGAGACAGGCCTCGTCACAGATGCTTTCAAGCTGAAGAGGAAAGAGCTGAAGAACCACTATCTCCACCACATAGAGAGAATGTATGGTGGCAAATAA
- the nxt2 gene encoding NTF2-related export protein 2, whose translation MASTVDFRTHADQSCRYAEEFVNIYYDCMDKKRRNLTRLYLDKATLVWNGNPMSGQDALGDFFDSLPSSEFQVQTLDCQPVHEQATQGQTTLLVVTGGTVKFEGNKQRFFNQNFLLTAQSSPNSDQPVWKIASDCFRFQDWNS comes from the exons ATGGCGTCTACAGTG GATTTCAGGACCCATGCCGACCAGTCATGCCGGTATGCAGAAGAATTTGTCAACATTTATTATGACTGCATGGATAAGAAAAGGAGG AACCTGACCCGACTCTACCTGGACAAGGCGACCCTGGTGTGGAATGGAAACCCGATGTCGGGACAGGATGCTCTGGGAGATTTTTTTGATTCCCTGCCATCGAGCGAGTTCCAGGTTCAAACACTGGACTGTCAGCCAGTCCACG AACAAGCAACCCAAGGCCAGACTACACTGCTTGTGGTGACAGGTGGAACAGTAAAGTTTGAGGGGAACAAGCAGCGTTTCTTCAACCAGAACTTTCTCTTAACGGCTCAGTCTTCACCTAACAGTGACCAGCCTGTTTGGAAGATTGCCAGTGACTGTTTCCGTTTCCAGGACTGGAATAGCTGA